The Streptomyces sp. NBC_01275 genome has a segment encoding these proteins:
- a CDS encoding helix-turn-helix transcriptional regulator, which produces MSKQELVVLGQDTADGACCSASLAAPLGEEQAADLAKTFKALGDPVRLRLLSMIASRAGGEVCVCDLTPAFDLSQPTISHHLKLLRQAGLIDCERRGTWVYYWVLPDAFDRLATFLQTSQTAEATA; this is translated from the coding sequence ATGTCGAAGCAAGAACTCGTGGTCCTCGGCCAGGACACGGCAGACGGTGCCTGCTGCTCGGCGTCCCTGGCCGCCCCGTTGGGCGAGGAACAAGCGGCCGACCTGGCGAAGACCTTCAAGGCGCTGGGTGACCCGGTCCGGCTGCGCCTGCTGTCCATGATCGCTTCGCGTGCGGGCGGCGAGGTGTGCGTATGCGACCTGACCCCGGCGTTCGATCTGTCCCAACCGACGATCTCGCACCACCTCAAGCTGCTCCGGCAGGCGGGCCTGATCGACTGCGAGCGTCGCGGCACCTGGGTCTACTACTGGGTCTTGCCCGACGCCTTCGACCGGCTGGCCACCTTCCTGCAGACCTCGCAGACAGCGGAGGCGACCGCGTGA
- a CDS encoding MIP/aquaporin family protein yields the protein MSPTLSRRVLAEGVGSAALVAVVVGSGIQATELTDDVGVQLLANSLATVFGLGVLITLFGPVSGAHFNPVVTLVAWFTGRRTPGGPSLRDVAAYIPAQTAGAIGGAVLADAMFARPLVQWSTHDRSAGHLWLGELVATAGLVLLIFGLGRSGRAHLAPAAVASYIGAAYWFTSSTSFANPAVTIGRAFTDTFAGIAPASVGPFVAAQIAGAVLGLGLTAAVFAAHPAPAPTAPAPTGTVLAQGEPGLAAPSSS from the coding sequence GTGAGCCCCACGCTGAGCCGTCGGGTCCTGGCCGAGGGCGTGGGCTCAGCGGCCCTGGTCGCGGTGGTGGTCGGTTCCGGCATCCAGGCCACCGAGCTCACCGATGACGTCGGCGTTCAGTTGCTGGCCAACTCGCTCGCCACCGTGTTCGGGCTGGGCGTCCTGATCACGCTGTTCGGCCCGGTCTCGGGAGCGCACTTCAACCCCGTCGTCACGCTCGTGGCCTGGTTCACCGGCCGCCGCACCCCCGGTGGCCCGTCCCTCCGGGACGTGGCCGCGTACATCCCTGCCCAGACCGCCGGAGCGATCGGCGGCGCCGTCCTGGCCGACGCCATGTTCGCCAGGCCCCTGGTGCAGTGGTCCACCCATGACCGCTCCGCCGGTCACCTGTGGCTCGGCGAGCTGGTCGCGACCGCAGGGCTCGTCCTGCTGATCTTCGGGCTCGGGCGCTCGGGCCGCGCCCACCTCGCACCGGCCGCCGTGGCGTCCTACATCGGTGCGGCGTACTGGTTCACGTCCTCCACATCCTTCGCCAACCCTGCCGTCACCATCGGTCGCGCCTTCACGGACACCTTCGCCGGCATCGCGCCGGCCTCGGTCGGGCCGTTCGTCGCAGCGCAGATCGCCGGTGCCGTACTCGGCCTGGGGCTGACGGCCGCCGTGTTCGCCGCCCACCCCGCCCCGGCCCCTACCGCCCCGGCCCCTACCGGCACGGTTCTCGCCCAGGGCGAACCCGGACTCGCCGCTCCCTCCAGTTCCTGA
- a CDS encoding methyltransferase domain-containing protein — translation MGPHALGKDGTYGKYGKYGKDDKGGEHLADLDDLADSARAALVRAIEASGAFAGDPRWREAFATVPRHLFVPYYYVSGVGGYQRIWGESPDPRTRERWMRGAYEDTPLATRLRDGELLSSSSQPSLMALMLAELRVEDGDRVLEIGAGTGYNAALLAYRLGDENVTTVDLDPEIAESARSHLATAGHRPAVVVGDGASGAPERAPFDRIMATCQLASIPRPWLAQSRPGALILTPLATGLVVLTVRDAGHAEGRFLHTPAYFVPLRGESRPLPEPVALAGVPHWARESDRFRFLLSLTRGALDPQEAHALWEREGRPDRQRYGITVDADHAWAWLDEPEGPYTWPLPGSSSREALEARS, via the coding sequence ATGGGTCCGCATGCGCTCGGCAAGGACGGCACGTACGGCAAGTACGGCAAGTACGGCAAGGACGACAAGGGCGGCGAACACCTCGCCGACCTCGACGACCTCGCCGACTCGGCGCGGGCAGCGCTCGTGCGCGCGATCGAGGCGAGCGGGGCGTTCGCCGGCGACCCGCGCTGGCGGGAGGCCTTCGCGACGGTCCCGCGCCATCTGTTCGTGCCGTACTACTACGTCAGCGGAGTCGGCGGCTACCAGCGGATCTGGGGCGAGAGCCCCGACCCGCGCACCCGTGAGCGCTGGATGCGCGGCGCCTACGAGGACACCCCGCTGGCGACCCGACTGCGCGACGGCGAGCTGCTCTCCTCCAGCAGCCAGCCCTCGCTGATGGCGCTGATGCTGGCCGAGCTGCGGGTCGAGGACGGCGACCGGGTCCTGGAGATCGGCGCCGGAACCGGTTACAACGCGGCGCTGCTGGCGTACCGGCTCGGCGACGAGAACGTCACGACCGTCGACCTGGACCCGGAGATCGCCGAGTCCGCACGCAGTCATCTCGCCACCGCCGGACACCGCCCGGCGGTCGTGGTCGGCGACGGGGCGAGCGGGGCGCCGGAGCGGGCCCCCTTCGACCGGATCATGGCGACCTGCCAGCTGGCGTCGATCCCGCGCCCCTGGCTCGCCCAGAGCCGACCGGGGGCCCTGATCCTGACCCCGCTGGCCACCGGCCTGGTCGTGCTGACCGTCCGGGACGCCGGGCACGCCGAGGGCCGCTTCCTGCACACGCCCGCCTACTTCGTGCCCCTGCGCGGGGAGAGCCGGCCCTTGCCCGAGCCGGTCGCCCTCGCCGGGGTCCCGCACTGGGCCCGCGAGAGCGACCGCTTCCGCTTCCTGCTGTCCCTCACCCGAGGCGCCCTCGACCCCCAGGAGGCCCACGCCCTGTGGGAGCGCGAGGGCAGGCCCGACCGGCAGCGCTACGGCATCACGGTCGACGCCGATCACGCGTGGGCGTGGCTGGACGAGCCCGAGGGGCCGTACACCTGGCCCCTGCCGGGCTCGTCCAGCCGCGAAGCCCTCGAAGCCAGGTCCTAG
- the ettA gene encoding energy-dependent translational throttle protein EttA: MAEYIYTMRKTRKAHGDKVILDDVTLSFLPGAKIGVVGPNGAGKSTVLKIMAGLEQPSNGDAFLSPGYSVGMLLQEPPLDESKTVLENVQDGAAEIMGKLKRFNEVAELMATDYSDALLDEMGKLQEDLDHANAWDLDTQLEQAMDALGCPPGDWAVTNLSGGERRRVALCKLLLEAPDLLLLDEPTNHLDAESVQWLEQHLAKYPGTVVAVTHDRYFLDNVAEWILELDRGRAHPYEGNYSTYLDKKASRLKVEGQKDAKRAKRLKEELEWVRSNAKGRQAKSKARLSRYEEMAAEADKMRKLDFEEIQIPPGPRLGSVVVEVTGLSKAFGDKVLIDDLSFTLPRNGIVGVIGPNGAGKTTLFKMIQGLETPDSGSIKVGETVKISYVDQSRENIDPKKSLWAVVSDELDYINVGQVEMPSRAYVSAFGFKGPDQQKPAGVLSGGERNRLNLALTLKQGGNLLLLDEPTNDLDVETLSSLENALLEFPGAAVVVSHDRWFLDRVATHILAYEGDSKWFWFEGNFESYEKNKVERLGADAARPHRATYKKLTRG; encoded by the coding sequence TTGGCTGAGTACATCTACACCATGCGCAAGACACGCAAGGCACACGGCGACAAGGTGATCCTTGACGACGTGACGCTGAGCTTCCTGCCCGGCGCGAAGATCGGTGTGGTCGGACCTAACGGTGCCGGTAAGTCCACCGTTCTCAAGATCATGGCGGGGCTCGAGCAGCCCTCCAACGGTGACGCGTTCCTGTCGCCCGGCTACAGCGTCGGGATGCTGCTCCAGGAGCCGCCGCTCGACGAGTCCAAGACGGTCCTGGAGAACGTGCAGGACGGCGCCGCCGAGATCATGGGCAAGCTCAAGCGCTTCAACGAGGTCGCCGAGCTGATGGCGACCGACTACTCCGACGCGCTGCTCGACGAGATGGGCAAGCTCCAGGAGGACCTCGACCACGCCAACGCGTGGGACCTGGACACCCAGCTCGAGCAGGCCATGGACGCCCTGGGCTGCCCGCCCGGCGACTGGGCCGTCACCAACCTCTCCGGCGGTGAGCGCCGCCGCGTGGCGCTGTGCAAGCTGCTGCTGGAGGCCCCCGACCTGCTGCTGCTCGACGAGCCCACCAACCACCTGGACGCCGAGTCCGTGCAGTGGCTGGAGCAGCACCTCGCCAAGTACCCCGGCACCGTCGTCGCCGTCACCCACGACCGGTACTTCCTCGACAACGTCGCCGAGTGGATCCTCGAGCTCGACCGCGGCCGCGCGCACCCCTACGAGGGCAACTACTCCACGTACCTCGACAAGAAGGCCTCCCGCCTCAAGGTCGAGGGCCAGAAGGACGCCAAGCGGGCGAAGCGGCTCAAGGAAGAGCTGGAGTGGGTTCGCTCCAACGCCAAGGGGCGTCAGGCCAAGTCCAAGGCGCGTCTGTCCCGCTACGAGGAGATGGCCGCCGAGGCGGACAAGATGCGGAAGCTGGACTTCGAGGAGATCCAGATCCCGCCGGGCCCGCGTCTGGGCTCCGTCGTCGTGGAGGTCACCGGCCTCTCCAAGGCGTTCGGCGACAAGGTCCTCATCGACGACCTCTCCTTCACGTTGCCGCGTAACGGCATCGTCGGCGTCATCGGCCCGAACGGCGCCGGCAAGACCACCCTCTTCAAGATGATCCAGGGTCTGGAGACCCCGGACTCCGGTTCGATCAAGGTCGGCGAGACCGTCAAGATCTCCTACGTCGACCAGAGCCGCGAGAACATCGACCCGAAGAAGTCCCTGTGGGCCGTGGTCAGCGACGAGCTGGACTACATCAACGTGGGCCAGGTCGAGATGCCGTCCCGCGCCTACGTCTCCGCCTTCGGCTTCAAGGGCCCCGACCAGCAGAAGCCGGCCGGCGTCCTCTCCGGCGGCGAGCGCAACCGCCTCAACCTCGCGCTCACTCTCAAGCAGGGCGGCAACCTGCTCCTCCTCGACGAGCCGACCAACGACCTCGACGTGGAGACCCTGTCCTCCCTCGAGAACGCGCTGCTGGAGTTCCCGGGCGCGGCCGTGGTCGTCTCCCACGACCGCTGGTTCCTGGACCGAGTCGCGACGCACATCCTCGCCTACGAGGGCGACTCCAAGTGGTTCTGGTTCGAGGGCAACTTCGAGTCGTACGAGAAGAACAAGGTCGAGCGACTCGGCGCCGACGCCGCGCGTCCGCACCGTGCCACCTACAAGAAGCTGACCCGGGGCTGA
- a CDS encoding ArsI/CadI family heavy metal resistance metalloenzyme, with amino-acid sequence MSRAQLALRVSDLEASITFYTKLFGTEPAKRREGYANFAIAEPPLKLVLIEGEPGEETRLDHLGVEVESTDQVNAATSRLKDAGLATFEENDTSCCYALQDKVWVHGPGKEPWEVYVVKAHADTLGKSAAPDATGDGCCTSQATDELPAATGCGCG; translated from the coding sequence ATGTCCCGTGCCCAGCTCGCCCTGCGCGTCAGCGACCTCGAAGCGTCGATCACCTTCTACACGAAGCTCTTCGGCACCGAACCGGCCAAGCGGCGCGAGGGCTACGCCAACTTCGCCATCGCCGAGCCCCCGCTCAAGCTCGTCCTGATCGAAGGCGAGCCCGGCGAGGAAACCCGCCTCGACCACCTCGGCGTCGAGGTGGAGTCCACCGACCAGGTCAACGCGGCCACCAGCCGCCTGAAGGACGCCGGCCTGGCCACCTTCGAGGAGAACGACACCTCCTGCTGCTACGCCCTCCAGGACAAGGTGTGGGTCCATGGCCCCGGCAAGGAGCCCTGGGAGGTCTACGTGGTCAAGGCCCACGCCGACACCCTCGGCAAGAGCGCCGCCCCGGACGCCACCGGCGACGGCTGCTGCACCAGCCAGGCCACGGACGAGCTTCCTGCAGCAACAGGCTGCGGCTGCGGCTGA
- a CDS encoding thioesterase family protein, translated as MRHIYRCPLRWADMDAYGHVNNVVFLRYLEEARIDFLFRPEKDFKQGSVVARHEIDYKRQLVHRHTPVDIELWITEIRAASFTITYEVKDGDQVYVRASTVVVPFDFEAERPRRLTGEEREFLQEYRDDAEKAVAA; from the coding sequence TTGCGGCACATCTACCGCTGCCCACTGCGCTGGGCGGACATGGACGCGTACGGCCACGTCAACAACGTGGTCTTCCTCCGCTACCTGGAGGAAGCCCGTATCGACTTCCTGTTCCGTCCGGAGAAGGACTTCAAGCAGGGGTCCGTGGTGGCACGCCACGAGATCGACTACAAGCGGCAGCTCGTCCACCGGCACACGCCCGTGGACATCGAGCTGTGGATCACGGAGATAAGGGCGGCGTCCTTCACCATCACCTACGAGGTGAAGGACGGCGACCAGGTCTACGTCCGTGCCTCGACGGTGGTCGTGCCGTTCGACTTCGAGGCCGAGCGGCCGCGCCGGCTCACGGGCGAGGAGCGCGAGTTCCTTCAGGAGTACCGGGACGACGCCGAGAAGGCCGTCGCCGCATGA
- a CDS encoding arsenate reductase ArsC, with amino-acid sequence MTTPAERPSVLFVCVHNAGRSQMAAAFLTHLAGDRVQVRSAGSAPADTVNPAVVEAMTEAGIDISAEVPKVLTVEAVQASDVVITMGCGDTCPFFPGKRYLDWELPDPAGQGVEAVRPIRDEIEKRIRALVDEIAPESRP; translated from the coding sequence GTGACCACACCCGCCGAGCGCCCGTCCGTCCTGTTCGTCTGCGTCCACAACGCCGGACGCTCACAGATGGCCGCCGCCTTCCTCACCCACCTGGCGGGCGACCGCGTCCAGGTGCGCTCCGCCGGTTCCGCCCCCGCCGACACCGTCAACCCCGCCGTCGTCGAAGCCATGACCGAGGCGGGTATCGACATCTCCGCCGAGGTCCCCAAGGTGCTCACCGTGGAGGCGGTACAGGCGTCCGACGTCGTGATCACGATGGGCTGCGGCGACACCTGCCCCTTCTTCCCCGGCAAGCGCTACCTCGACTGGGAGCTCCCCGACCCCGCCGGGCAGGGAGTCGAAGCCGTCCGCCCCATCCGAGACGAGATCGAGAAGCGGATTCGCGCCCTGGTCGACGAGATCGCCCCGGAGAGCCGGCCGTGA
- a CDS encoding globin, translated as MGDVKEIRRGTLQEQTFYEQVGGEETFRRLVHRFYEGVAEDPILRPMYPEEDLGPAEERFALFLMQYWGGPTTYSENRGHPRLRMRHAPFAVDRAAHDAWLTHMRVAVDELGLSEEHERTLWNYLTYAAASMVNTAEQ; from the coding sequence ATGGGGGACGTGAAAGAGATTCGGCGCGGCACGCTTCAGGAGCAGACCTTCTACGAGCAGGTCGGCGGGGAGGAGACCTTCCGCCGACTGGTCCACCGTTTCTACGAGGGAGTGGCCGAGGACCCGATCCTGCGGCCCATGTATCCCGAGGAGGACCTGGGCCCGGCCGAGGAGCGTTTCGCGCTGTTCCTGATGCAGTACTGGGGCGGTCCGACGACGTACAGCGAGAACCGCGGCCATCCGCGGCTGCGCATGCGTCACGCGCCCTTCGCCGTCGACCGGGCCGCGCACGACGCCTGGCTGACGCACATGCGGGTCGCCGTCGACGAGCTCGGCCTCTCCGAGGAGCACGAGCGGACGCTGTGGAACTACCTGACGTACGCGGCGGCTTCGATGGTGAACACGGCCGAGCAGTGA
- a CDS encoding GNAT family N-acetyltransferase, with amino-acid sequence MAAEHTDEILTIYRLGIDEGDATFETTAPTWAEFDAAKLPQHRHVALGDAGRVLGWVAAAPVSDRCAHAGVVEHSVYVHPAARGHGVGAALLRQLIMSTEAAGIWTIQSGVFPENTASLALHRKAGFRVIGTRERIGRHRGAWRDVVLLERRSPVVGTV; translated from the coding sequence ATGGCGGCCGAGCATACGGACGAGATCCTGACGATCTACCGACTCGGCATCGACGAGGGCGACGCCACCTTCGAGACCACCGCTCCCACCTGGGCAGAGTTCGACGCCGCCAAGCTGCCCCAACACCGGCACGTGGCTCTCGGCGATGCCGGCAGGGTGCTGGGCTGGGTCGCCGCGGCGCCGGTCTCCGATCGGTGCGCGCATGCCGGCGTCGTCGAGCACTCGGTGTACGTCCACCCGGCCGCACGTGGTCACGGCGTCGGTGCCGCACTGCTCCGCCAACTGATCATGTCCACCGAAGCCGCGGGCATCTGGACGATCCAATCCGGCGTCTTTCCCGAGAACACCGCCAGCCTCGCCCTCCACCGAAAGGCGGGATTCCGCGTGATCGGGACCCGCGAACGCATCGGCCGACACCGAGGCGCATGGCGCGACGTCGTACTGCTCGAGCGCCGGAGCCCTGTCGTCGGAACTGTCTAG